Proteins encoded by one window of Novipirellula artificiosorum:
- a CDS encoding glycoside hydrolase family 28 protein: MRKQLPFMRIATVVLLCVVGSPLHGAQDSVADSDEPSVTQVINIKSFGAIGDGVAMETEAVQKTIDACHDAGGGVVCVPAGDFQIGTIILKSNVTLSLDYGARLLGSTNVADYPTENLSSPREGAAHCLIYAENAKNITIEGLGVIDGRGTHEHFPRNRRGGKNRGIRPRLMRMESCEGLTFSGVTYKRPAFWGLHLIDCKNIHFNAVTVRFRNNNYNNDGLDLDGCEDVLIENCDISTGDDAICLKSSLNPCRNIVVRGCRADSNTAAVKFGTSSRGGFIDISITNCYFHDCPMGAIKLQSVDGGRLENVAISRITMKDVGCPLFMRLGNRGSTFGEGRGSAAVGSLKNIRVSEVVAEVIVEDRAKAAEAVYKNLKVDSTPGVTDNEKSKAGPIMITGIPGYSIENVVLENIKISYPGHGTQEDAKRVVAEDENRYPEQYFFGVLPAWGAYIRHAKNVEFKNVELTLRSEDARQKIVLDDVEGFIEK, encoded by the coding sequence ATGAGAAAACAATTGCCCTTCATGCGGATCGCGACAGTGGTTCTTCTTTGCGTTGTCGGGTCACCTCTCCATGGTGCCCAGGACTCCGTTGCAGATAGCGACGAACCGTCCGTCACCCAGGTGATCAATATTAAGAGCTTCGGCGCGATTGGCGATGGCGTCGCCATGGAGACGGAAGCGGTGCAAAAGACCATCGACGCCTGTCACGATGCTGGTGGCGGTGTTGTGTGCGTACCTGCTGGTGATTTTCAAATCGGCACGATCATTTTGAAAAGCAATGTCACCCTCTCGCTTGATTACGGAGCCCGCTTGCTCGGAAGCACTAATGTGGCTGACTACCCAACGGAAAACCTCAGCAGCCCTCGTGAAGGCGCCGCCCATTGCCTGATCTACGCGGAAAACGCGAAGAATATCACCATCGAAGGGCTCGGCGTGATCGATGGCAGGGGAACTCACGAGCATTTTCCCCGAAACAGGAGGGGCGGGAAGAACAGAGGCATCCGCCCACGTCTGATGCGTATGGAGAGTTGTGAGGGCCTCACCTTTTCGGGCGTCACCTACAAGCGTCCAGCCTTTTGGGGGTTGCACTTGATCGATTGCAAGAACATTCACTTCAATGCGGTTACCGTGCGATTCCGCAATAACAACTACAACAATGACGGACTCGATCTGGATGGCTGCGAGGATGTTCTGATCGAAAACTGTGATATCAGCACCGGAGACGACGCGATCTGTTTGAAAAGCTCCTTGAACCCCTGCCGAAACATTGTGGTGCGTGGGTGCAGGGCGGACAGTAACACTGCGGCAGTCAAGTTCGGCACATCCTCCCGCGGCGGATTTATCGATATCAGCATTACCAACTGCTATTTTCATGACTGCCCCATGGGCGCTATCAAGCTACAGTCGGTGGACGGCGGACGCCTAGAAAATGTCGCTATCTCAAGGATCACGATGAAAGATGTGGGGTGTCCCCTTTTCATGCGTTTAGGGAATCGAGGCAGTACCTTCGGCGAAGGACGAGGAAGTGCCGCGGTTGGCAGCTTGAAAAACATACGAGTCAGCGAGGTGGTTGCCGAGGTAATCGTCGAGGATCGGGCGAAAGCTGCTGAAGCTGTGTATAAGAATCTCAAAGTGGATTCCACCCCGGGCGTGACCGATAACGAGAAGTCGAAAGCCGGCCCGATCATGATCACGGGCATCCCCGGTTACTCTATCGAGAACGTTGTCCTAGAAAACATCAAGATCTCCTACCCGGGTCATGGAACGCAAGAAGATGCCAAGCGAGTTGTGGCGGAGGATGAGAATCGCTATCCCGAGCAATACTTCTTTGGCGTACTGCCGGCTTGGGGGGCGTATATTCGTCATGCCAAGAATGTTGAGTTCAAGAATGTTGAGTTGACGCTCCGCAGCGAAGACGCACGTCAGAAGATCGTGTTGGATGATGTTGAGGGTTTCATAGAGAAATAG
- a CDS encoding putative glycoside hydrolase gives MKCIDAFTLVAVLLGSLSTIHAAESSSPITNPDRMPSFSWDRVPLYVHIRKDTAFSDEEIRYLATFPLITFEKATGHSDSGSVEAGTLKAARAVKAINPATKILYYRNVIVHYGGYAANRSLENIPKAFLVGRDGNDKLIRNRIQAYDLTNEAVRDWWIDAAKEVCSDPSLDGIFLDGVVKVLEPIFLKDVITPEKKAAELAGYVTMMKDTRKMLGPQKLMLANVLRARFPDSGLSYMNALDGSYIEGFEGAVGMSKKDYVAKGMEAFQKAAQQGAMIAFTCGLGSNQQDADETPRSAARISNSEKRAADVNSRFNYQLAMFLICAEEHSYFDLKDSYDAKTSKTWMTHPPEYDRPLGAPKGPAVRQGYTYTREFAHASVRLDIENETGEVVWQDTVAE, from the coding sequence TCGTTGCCGTGCTGCTTGGATCGTTGAGTACGATTCACGCGGCTGAATCGTCTTCGCCTATCACGAATCCGGATCGGATGCCCAGCTTCTCTTGGGATCGCGTACCCTTGTATGTGCATATCCGAAAGGATACCGCGTTCAGCGATGAAGAGATTCGATACCTCGCGACCTTCCCGCTCATTACGTTTGAGAAAGCAACGGGGCACAGCGATTCCGGCTCCGTGGAAGCAGGAACTTTGAAGGCCGCCCGGGCCGTCAAGGCAATCAACCCGGCGACCAAGATTTTATATTACCGGAACGTGATCGTGCACTATGGTGGCTACGCCGCCAATAGGTCATTGGAGAATATTCCCAAGGCCTTTCTGGTCGGCCGCGATGGTAACGACAAACTCATCCGTAACCGTATCCAAGCCTACGATCTCACGAACGAGGCGGTCCGTGATTGGTGGATCGACGCCGCAAAAGAAGTTTGCAGCGATCCATCCCTTGACGGAATCTTCCTGGACGGTGTGGTCAAGGTTCTAGAGCCAATCTTCCTGAAGGATGTGATTACACCGGAGAAGAAAGCTGCGGAGTTGGCTGGATACGTGACCATGATGAAGGATACGCGGAAGATGCTTGGGCCGCAGAAGCTCATGCTGGCCAATGTGTTGAGAGCACGCTTTCCAGATTCGGGTCTCAGCTATATGAACGCGTTGGACGGTTCCTATATCGAGGGATTTGAGGGCGCCGTGGGGATGTCCAAGAAAGACTATGTTGCCAAGGGAATGGAGGCTTTTCAGAAAGCCGCACAGCAGGGTGCCATGATTGCTTTCACTTGTGGATTGGGAAGTAACCAGCAAGACGCGGATGAAACCCCACGTTCTGCCGCCAGGATTAGCAATTCCGAAAAGCGGGCCGCGGATGTTAACAGCCGTTTCAACTACCAATTGGCGATGTTTCTTATCTGCGCCGAGGAGCATAGCTATTTCGATTTGAAAGACAGCTATGATGCAAAAACCAGCAAGACCTGGATGACGCATCCGCCTGAGTATGACCGCCCGTTGGGAGCACCCAAGGGGCCGGCGGTTCGACAGGGCTACACCTACACTCGAGAGTTCGCCCACGCATCGGTTCGGCTCGACATTGAAAACGAGACGGGCGAGGTTGTTTGGCAGGACACGGTGGCAGAATAA
- a CDS encoding alpha-L-fucosidase, whose translation MKRMITLMALCFSCLSTTVHAAEIQPTWESMAENYRVPQWFMDGKIGVWTHWGVPSATDENRPNDGSHYGRRMYGPNEGESGVQLEMTKELAAFHAKRYGPPSEFGYEDLVPLFKAEKWDPDALVKFFKDNGARFVMPVACHHDNFDMYDSSHPWNAMDRGPKRDTLKEWKEAAIKHGLKFGVSTHLYWSPRFFNTARQYQTPGTLEAKLFNMEFDPKGYASQDSWNEHWYARCWEIVEKYDPDMFNNDAPFPDEKRGKSLGVKLFSSYVNRDLQENKGKQTVVFSCKSGNLDRKAFTYNLERGSSGKIQPEPWMWATDLSGGWYYRKGAFNRMSIPVMVGNAVDAISKNGVVMMNVALRGDGTIPENQAAYLTAFGDFLKNCGEGIYGTRPWKTFGEGPTKIKDGRQGENHNDFTQEDIRFTTKDGMLYAFVLVPPTEDIVIKTLARGAALDGEIRSIAMMGSEEVIQWNRTADGLAIQLPKTLPDLPVIGFKLKLK comes from the coding sequence ATGAAACGAATGATTACTTTGATGGCGTTGTGCTTCAGTTGCCTTTCTACCACTGTCCACGCTGCCGAGATTCAACCCACGTGGGAATCCATGGCGGAGAACTATAGGGTTCCGCAGTGGTTTATGGATGGAAAGATTGGTGTCTGGACGCACTGGGGAGTTCCGTCGGCGACCGACGAGAATCGGCCGAACGACGGCTCGCATTATGGTCGGCGTATGTACGGGCCCAACGAGGGCGAATCGGGCGTGCAGTTGGAAATGACCAAGGAGCTTGCTGCATTCCACGCGAAGCGCTACGGGCCGCCCTCCGAGTTCGGGTACGAGGATCTGGTTCCGCTGTTCAAGGCGGAAAAATGGGATCCGGACGCGCTGGTGAAGTTTTTCAAGGACAACGGCGCGCGATTCGTGATGCCGGTAGCCTGCCACCACGACAACTTTGATATGTACGATTCGTCCCACCCTTGGAACGCAATGGATAGGGGGCCAAAACGCGACACGCTGAAAGAATGGAAGGAAGCAGCAATCAAACACGGGCTTAAATTCGGGGTCTCCACGCACCTGTATTGGTCGCCACGCTTTTTCAACACCGCACGGCAATACCAGACGCCTGGAACGCTGGAGGCGAAGCTGTTCAACATGGAGTTTGATCCGAAGGGATATGCCAGCCAGGACAGCTGGAACGAGCACTGGTATGCGCGGTGTTGGGAGATTGTCGAGAAATACGATCCCGACATGTTCAACAACGATGCGCCTTTTCCCGACGAAAAGAGAGGGAAAAGTTTGGGCGTCAAGTTGTTCTCTTCCTACGTCAACCGCGACCTGCAGGAAAACAAAGGCAAGCAAACGGTGGTGTTCTCCTGCAAGAGCGGGAATCTGGATCGGAAAGCCTTCACCTACAATCTGGAGCGTGGCAGTTCCGGCAAGATTCAGCCCGAACCGTGGATGTGGGCGACCGATCTTTCCGGTGGTTGGTACTACCGAAAAGGTGCATTCAACCGCATGAGCATTCCGGTGATGGTTGGAAACGCTGTGGATGCGATCAGTAAGAATGGAGTGGTGATGATGAATGTCGCGCTGCGAGGCGACGGGACGATTCCTGAGAATCAGGCCGCCTACCTCACCGCGTTTGGTGATTTTCTAAAAAACTGCGGTGAAGGCATCTACGGCACCCGTCCTTGGAAGACTTTTGGGGAAGGTCCCACCAAGATCAAAGACGGGCGTCAGGGTGAAAACCACAATGATTTCACGCAAGAAGATATTCGCTTCACCACCAAAGACGGTATGCTTTATGCCTTCGTGCTGGTTCCACCGACCGAGGACATCGTGATCAAAACGCTGGCGCGCGGGGCAGCTCTCGACGGTGAAATCAGAAGCATTGCCATGATGGGCAGTGAGGAGGTGATCCAGTGGAATCGCACGGCCGACGGACTGGCCATCCAACTGCCGAAGACCCTGCCGGATCTGCCGGTCATCGGATTCAAGCTGAAACTCAAATGA